In the genome of Bremerella sp. P1, the window TGGCGAACTCCCAGCGACATCGGCATCTTCCTTCGCTTCGGCCAGGCAGGCATCGTCGGCTTCTACTTGGCTTGCGGCTGGGCGAAGTGGTGGGTTCGCTGGTTGGTCGCCGCTGGCTCGGTGCTGGGCCTTTCCGTAACCATGCTGCAGCCCCAAGATCCGGTTTCTTATGTCATGTTTGGCGTGCTGATCGTGATCTCGGCTGGGTTCACGTTTCTGGTCCGCATGATCGTCGCCGTCATTCGTGGCGAGTCGAGCCCCACACAGCGCTTCACCATCTTCGGTCTGATGCTCGTGACCGGCGTCGTGGCCGTTTGTACGGTTGCGTTGAACCAGCTTCCGGAATTCCAGGATACCGCGCGGGGGAGTTCCATCATCCTGATGATGGCTTGTTTCGGGTTGTGCTTGATCGCCCAGTGCTCTCCCCTGTGGACTACCAACCCGCGTCAGGCCATCGCCTTTGCCGCCAGTGCCATATCGCTGGCACTTGTGATGCCGTTTGGCATCGTCGGCGTTATCTACGTGTTACAAGATCAAATGCCAGAAATGTGGAACGTCGTGACGGCGTGCTGGGGCATGGCCTTCACCACCTGGGTTACGCTCTATCCGCTTGTCTTTGTCTTCTACGGGATGGGCGGGGCGCTGGTCGATCCGAGTTGGAAACTCAAGCCACGTCACGAGAGGTCCCTCAAGCCTGCTCGTGTCCAACCGGAATTCGATGTCCTGATGGGCGATGATGGCGATGGAACCTGATGCCGCTGAAGTGATCGAAGACGTGGGTTCGCCACCAGAACCCAAGCCTGTAACGACTGGGGGCTTGCGAATTGCGGGTGTGCTCGCGCTGCTTGTCTGGGCGATATCGATCCTGATTTGCCTCTTCAGTTCCATGCGATTTACATTCGAAATCGGCATGTTTCTCATCTATAGCCTCACCGCGTTTACGGGGTTCTACCTGGCTTGTGGCAATGCCCGGTGGTGGGCGCGTTGGCTGCTGGCCAGCTTGAGCATCTTGCTTATCGCTTCAAGCCATTACAGCCATGACATGCTGGAAGGGATTTCCTATCACGGCGTGTTCATCGTGATCTCGGCTGGATTCACATTCGCGGGCCGCATGATCCTTTCGGCCTTTCGCGGCGAGTCGAGCGCTCGTCAGCGATTCACAATTCTCGGCTTGATGGTCGTCACGGCAATCACCGCCGTATGCCTGCTGGCGATCAATTACTTGTTCTTATCCAATGGAGCAACGGACGTGGCTGTGGCCATTGCTATTCTGACCGTGCTCGGTTTTGCGATGACCGCCCAATGCACTCCCGCCTGGACGAACACGAAATGGGAAGCGTTTGTCTTTGCGGCAACTGGCTTCCTGATCGCGATTCCGTCCTCACTGATCATTTACGGCATCCTGGCTTTCTCCGAAAACACAACACAGTTGGTCGAGGAGGTGATGTATCCGGTATGGATGATTTTCCTCTTGCTGTGGCTGATCCTCTACCCGCTTTGGTTCAGCTTCTACGCGTTAGGCTGGAAGCTGATCCATCCCAGTTGGAAGCTTGGACCGCGTCATGCCATGAAGTCCGCGGTCCGCATGAAAGAGAAAGAAGTCGACGTCCTGATGGAAGATTGATCGCCGATCACCGGCGGCTTATTCTTCTTCGTCGTCGTACTCGACATGGCGATCGCGCCAGTACGTTTCGTTGGCCAGCACCTGTTCAATGACCGCTGGCTGATCGAGCGCCGCTGCCTGGGGCACAAGCTTGAGCTCGTGATCGGCATAGACGCCCTGCACTTCAAACTCTTCGGCATCGACCGGAATCGCCCACCCATCGAAGTAGACATACTGCTGGCCTTCCTCCAAGTCCTCGGTCATTTGCTTCATGAGTTCAATCCAAAGCTCAACGTCCTCATCGGTCGGCGGCTCGCTGTAGCGGGTATCGAGGTCCAGGTGCGCCAGCTCCTCCCAGGTCAGATCACAAGGCGCGGCAACCGCGAAGGTATAGGCATGCCGGCACTTGGGACAAGCGAAGAGCCACCCGCAGCCACACCAGGGGCAATCCATTTGGGCCGGCGCCGAGATCCAGCACGGCTCGCACTTGCAGTGAGAAACTAAATCGTCGTTGGCCTTCTTCAGGAACAGTCCGACCTTTTCACTCATCGATCGATCCTTGCTTCACAGGGCGTAACTCACCAGGGCAATTCATCGCCAAGCGGCGCATACCTGAGATGCCGTTCGGTGTACCCTACCCAGTCGCCGACAGCAAGCATTTGCTGCTTCCCAGAAAAATGAAGAACGATTTCTGCGGAAATTCGTCGAACTAAATAGAGAGAACGATCAATCCTTTGTGAAAGTCTTTTCCCACTCGGTTTTCGCATTCCCTTCCCCCCGACAGGTATGCATAATCGGAAGATAGATTCGCTCTGGCCCGCTTTCCTTCATTGCCTTCTTATGTCTCGAATGATTCGAACACTTACGATTGCCTTCGTTGTTTTGCTGCTTCCCACGCGACTGGCCTTTGCCCAGATGAGCGCCTCGCCGTGGATGCTCGCCTCCGACATCACCATCCCTGCGGACGAGGACGCCCAGATCACCATGGGGCCTTCCGGTTGCCCGGTGATCGTGGTCAACCGCGAGGCCTGGCACATCAAATCGAAGAAGGTGGTGCAGACGATCCCCGAAGGGACTGAGATCGGTGAATACCGCTGCTTGAGCGCCAACGGCAAGTACTTCGCCGCATTCGCAGGCCGCCGTTTCGATCGTGGGAAACCAGTCAACGTCTGGAACCTGGTCACCGGCGAGATCGTCGCCACGGTGCCTGGCAAGTCGGATACGACCTACCAGGTGATGAAGATCATGTACAACCGCTACTTGTTGGTGGCTCCGTACGATGGCAAGACATTGACGATTTGGGATCTTGAGGAAAACAAGAAGACCCGTGATGTCTTCGTCCGAGCCGAACGCATCGAAGAAGGTCAGCTGACCGTTTCGCCGGATGGTAAGTACCTGGCACTGTGCGAAGGAGACAAGGTCTCGGTCATGACGCTGGCCGATGGTCGCTACGTGGGCAACATGGCTGCTCCGCTGAGCGATCTGGAAAGCCGTTCCAGTTGGACGCTCCGTGCTCGCGATGTCGAAGACCTCGAGTTCTCGCCCGATGGCCAGGAGATGGCGGCGGTCTACGGCACGTTCAGCAGGCAGCGCCTGGTGGTCTGGAACAGCAAGGGACAGATCATCCAAGACATCCTCTTGAACGTCCCTTATGGCCGCTTGAATGCGTACAGCTTGTCGTGGCTACCGGATCAAAGAGGCTGGATCGTCGACGGCAACGTCATCGATCGCGAAACCAAACGGATCACCGTTCAGTTCAAACGTCCGCGTAACGACAACGACGAGATCACGGTGCTCGACAAATATTTCCTGATGGGACGCTTCGGCGAAGAGGCCGAAACGATCACCATGATCGGCCTTCCCTGGGAAGAAGTCGCCCGGTCGCTGGAGGCGATGAATTCCGTCGACAACGTGATCATCGGCCCAGGTGCCAAGCTTTCGCTGTATGTCTACATGCGAGGCCAACGCAGCCCGTCGGTCGACAAAGCCCGGGCAGCCATCGGCGACGCGATCGTGGCCCGCCTGAAAGCGGACAAGATGCTTTACGCTGCAGACCAAGACGCCTACTTCCGCTTCAACGCCGAGCCTGCTTCGCCAGAGCATCAATACGGCCAGTTGAAGCTGGAACTTCTCATGAAGGGCTCCGACGAGCCGATCTGGTCGCACACGTTCTCATCGTCGACAGCCACCGGCTTCCTGCAAGGCTTGGATAAACAAGAGATCTCGGACGCATCCGCCACACAAGTCGCCGCCGAAATCAAACGCCTCCAGATCCCCTACTTCATCCCCCGCACCGCCGACTTCCTACCGCTGCCGTTTGTGGTGCAGTAGGCCAGCGCGTTCAAGCCTGACGAGTCGGAAACGGGATCACCTCGCAAGGGGCATCCAGTCCACAGCCAGTTTCCGGCCGTTCTTCGTGAATGGCTAATTATCAACCTAGAATGACCGTCCTGCGGAGCAAGTGCTGATGCTGCCGGAAGACAACGCGTTTCTTTTTGGCGTGTTAAAACTTGCCAAAGCAACGCCCAACTCTCAGGGTCGCCATACGTTCGGTGGGAACACTCCATTTCGTGGCGCGACACGAGAGGATTGTGATGGCCTCTTAGTACATCATTTGTATTCTCTTGATTTAGCCGATCCTGCGTTACCGTTCAGTCCACCGGGATTGAAGTCGTTACCGTTGCTCTACTGCTTTGATTTTCGCGCAAACACGATTGGGTATCGCTTTTCAACTGACGATTCGCTTCAGTTTTTCTTCGATCGATCAGATCCGAATCTATCTTCCGAGGAAGAATGGCCATACGAAGACTATCCTGAGCGATTCCCAAGAGTCCCCATGAGTATCACCCCAGTACCCTACAATCCGCAGGATCCTGAAGATGTTTACGCTTGGGCCGGCATTTTTGGCATGGATCACATTTCAAAAGAAGGTGAAGAACTTCTTCAAAAGAAAGCTCACGAATCGGCTCGGCTTTGGCAACAGGATGCTCCGCAGACCAGAGAAGAACTATCCGATTACCTTGACATGCCATTCTCCCAAGGACGCCCCACTTCGCGATGTATGAACCCCTTGTGCGAATACTCTCAGCAAGATCGTCGCAACCAACTTCGGACCATCGCGATTGTTCCCAATTGTCCTACAAAGGAAACTTACTTATTCGGCAAATATGAAGATGACGTGATTCTGATTTTCCAAATGTGCGAAAAGTGTCAGACCATTCGCGTTTCCAATCAGTGCACGTAGTATCCTCGTGTGCAATCCCTTCTGGGGCTTTGGTTTCATGAGGAAAGAACTTGATGAGATCACGCCAACCGCGTCGGAAATGGAATCACCTCGTCTATCGACTTCGCTCCGATCGCCGCCATCACCAGGCGATCCAATCCCAACAACTATTTGTTTTCATCGGAAAAACTAGCCGCTCGCTCTTGGTAACCGAGTGTGTCTTTATGGCTTTCTACTTCCGGATGATTCTTGATCCAACGATTCCATCTCTGGTGATCCGATCGTACGTTGGCGACAGAGATTCCATGATCGGTTAACCAGTTTTCAATTTGCTCAAAATCGGACTGTTGCTGGGTAGTCCAACTCTTCGGGTTTATATTTTCGCTTTCGACGAAGACATCGACAAAATTAAGCAGACTCGGCTGTTGGCGTACCATAGGGTCCGCTCCGTTTTGCAGCAAGAACAACGCGATCCCATATTGCCCTCCCCAGCCTGCGGCACGCATCAGTGGCGTATCCCCTGATCGACCGCGTCCATTAATATCAGCCCCAGCATCGAGCAGCATACGAATCCTCTGCTTTTTTGACGGAGCATGCGAAATAACGAGACAGAGTGGGGTATCGCCATTCGCATTTGTCAGATTGGGATCTCCATCATGCGTAAGGACAGCACCGAGAAAGCCATCCTGTGATGCCTTCGTCGCCAGATGAATGATTTCATCGCCAGGCTTAATGACATTGGTACCAAAACGACTCTGAAATGTGAGATTCGGATTGGTACCCTTCTGCAGCAACATCTCAAAACATTCTAAATTGTTGCGGGCAAATGCCCACAGCAGCAGTGTCATACCGTCCTTGCCAATTGCATTAACATCAGCACCTGCCTCAGCCAAACGTTTTATCTTGCTTGGATTGTTGGAGTCGATTGAGTCGCATAACTCGATAACTTGCTCGTCATGGAAGAAATCGTTTGCTCGCCAGCCATTCGCCCCAGGAAATGCAGCGGACTTGGGTGGATGAGGATAACACCCCAAAGCCATGACGATGCAAAGCAAAAACCCTAAACCTACAACAGGCAAGACATTCATAGGATTGAGCATGGCATAAGTCACTTCGGAAAAAAGGGCACGGGATCATTTCCCTAAGCCAACCGCGTCGGAAACGGGATCACCTCGTCGATCGACTTCGCTCCGATCGCCGCCATTACCAGACGATCCAAACCCAACGCACAGCCGCTACACGCTGGCAGGCCGTCGCGCATCGCTTCGATTAGCTGGCTCTCTTCTGGCAAAGCGGGCTTGCCGAGTGACTCACGAGCCGCGTTGCTGGTTCGGTTTCTCTCCACCAAAATCTCGGCGTCGAGCAGTTCGTCGTAGCCGTTGGCCAGTTCCATCCCATCGACAAACAGTTCAAAGCGGCAAGCTACCCGCGGGTCAGCTTCATCCAGCCGGGCCAGCGCTGCCTGCGAGGCCGGGTAGTGATACAGGATCACCGGCCGATCGAAGCCGAGCTTCGGCTGAATCAGTTCCGATAGCAGCAGTTCCAACAGGCCGTCGATGTCATCATCCGAGAACGACTCCGGCACGCTGACGTTGTGCGTTTCGGCTATCGCTTTAAGCTGCTGCGTCGTTGTGGCCAGCGGGTCGATGCCCAGATGCGTCTGAAAGAGCTGGGCGTAGCTGATGGTTTCGGCTGGGCCTCGCTGCAAAGCGGCCTCGGCCAAATCGGATAGTAGCTGCATGCCGGCCTGCAGGTCGTCGCCGACTCGGTACCATTCAATCAGCGTGAACTCGACATTGTGCTGCAAGCCAGCCTCGGCCAGGCGAAAGGCCTTGGTGATCTGAAAGATGGCATCCGCCCCAGCCGCCACCAGCCGCTTCATGGCGAACTCAGGCGACGTCTGCAGGTAGTATCGCTCGCCTTCGCTCGGCTTAGCCGGATTCCAGGAGAGCGGCACCGGCACGGGATCGAGATGCGTGTCGACGACCGTGTCCCGAGAAAGTAGCGGCGTCTCAACTTCCCAGAACCCGAGAGCCAGGAAGAAGGCCCGCACAGTTTGGGTGATCTCGTGACGGCGTTTCAAGTTGTCGATCGACGCGGTAGGACGCCAGGAGTGATTGGGCATGAAAGCAAAACAATCAAGTCTTAGTCCCCTCTCCCTCGCTGGGAGAGGGTTAGGGTGAGGGTTTATTGAGCGACGCTAATATAACACCGCCAGACGAAGTACTGCACCAATCTGGAACACATGGCGGGCATTCGCTTGAGAGAAGCACGAGCCCCCTCACCCTAACACTCTCCCCCGCAGACGGTGGAGAGGGGACCGGAATGTCCAATAAAAAAAGAGCACATCACGCATGCAATGTGCTCTTTCGAGTGTTATCAATTTCTCGTCGGCGAACTAGGCTTCGGCTCGGGAAGCTCGGGCTTCGCGAAGACCGCGGCTGAGGATGTCTCGCAACAGTGGCGAGTAATCTTCGTAGCCAACCTTGGTCGGAGGACCTTCGGTGTATTGGAAGATGGCGTCGCGGGGCTTTTTGCCCAGCGAGATCAGCGTGCTGCTGACCGTACCCCATTCCTTACCTTCGATCACCATCCCAGGACGACCTTGAGCCGCTGGCGGACGGGCAAAGACCTTGCTGGAAACGGCCAGGAACTTCACGGCCGAATCAAGCGTCTGCAGGGTCATCAAGCGATGAGCCAGCTGAACACGTTCGTCGCGCGAATCGTTCAGGTCGTGACCACCGATCAGGTTCAGGCCTTCTTCCAGGCGTTGAGCGTTGACGTCGTCGCCACCATGCACGACCCAACCGCTGTCGGCGTCGGCCATGACGAAGTTGACTCCGTCGTACTGCTCGGACATCAGTCCTTCCATCGCCACTTCGACAGCAGCCTGAGCACTGCTGGCCCGCAGCAGTTCACGGCACAAAAGTCCCCGCGAACGAGGTACTGCTGGACGCTTCATCTTGCGACGGTTAGTGCATCCGACAACGAGACCGTGCTGATTGACGCCGAGCCAGGTTCCCCCAGCTTGTTGATCAATGCCGCACAACGCTCGTGGCTTCCCCGATTGAATCGAGGGAGCGAGCGTGGGACGATCATAAAATTCTTCCCGATTAGCCGCGACGAGAATCGGGGCCTCAGGAACGCTTCGGTATTGGATTGCCAATAGGCACATATTGTTAAAGAGCGGGGCTAGAGGATTGAAAAAAGCAAGTGCCCTGGTCACGCCCCAAGGTCGATCTAATTCCCTTGAGTCTATTCTTTTTTCCCCATTCGGACACCCTTTAATGGGGGTCGAGTACCTAAATTTTTGTTAAAACAAGTTTCTCGGACGGCCGCTTGAAGGAAGTGTGAAAAGAGGGACACAAATAAGCCCGCTATCCCCACCTTTAAGGTACACCCTCGATCGGCGGCCCCCCCGCCAGATGGCAGCCAATTGTCAAAAAACTCGGCAAAATCGACATTAATGGACTCGGAGTCGCTCGGGGCAGCCGCCCCCGATGCGTCTCCGGCTTCGACGACCGCAGGCGACCTACCTCGGTTTGATGGTGCCTGAACGATGCCTAGATCGGACCAAAACGTCACCGTAACCGTCAAAGACAAGGTTGATTTCAGCCCCCCTATCCAGTCGACCGTGATCACCCTTTGTTCGCTTCGAAGGACACGCCAACGCAGCGTGTGTTCGGCATCTTCCAAGGAGGACGATCGAAGGGCGAATAGCCGCTGGTACGAAACGCCTGGTGATCGTCGTGTATTTCGTTCAGCTACCGACCTGGGTGAAGCAGCGTCAAATTTCCGTTATCATTTGAGACGGGTTGTTTGACTCGGCCATCTGCGAAGAGGCTGTCCTTGTGCCGATCAAACGCGAAGACGTAAGTGGCAACGAACTCTGATCTGCTTCTTTCCACCGACTTGGCCAGCCGGCGTGAGAAGTGTCACTGAACTTTTCAACCCTCTTTTCCCTAGCCAAGCGGAACAGCAATTCGGGAGTGATGATATGTCCTCAGGCAGATTTGCCGGAGCTGTCGACTTAAGCGGTCCAGATCGACTACAAATGTTCATCCACAAGGTCAGCGATTCGCAAGAGATGTGGGGACTGTACGTCGATGGCTGGGCCGAAGCGACCGACGAAGACGGCAAGAAGGCCTTGGTCGTTTGGCCGGATGAACAACATGCCCGCCTTTGCGCTACGGATAAATGGCGACAACACTCCCCTAAGATGATCAAGCTCTCCAGCTTCAACGAACGTTGGGTTGATAAGCTGGTCCGCATGCGGCTGAGAGTGGCCGTCTTCCCTACCCCGTTCGATGGGCCGGTCTTCGTCGACCCGGTGGCCTTGCGAGCGGAACTTCTATAATTCTCTGACAGTAGTTCCCACAGAATCGCGTGCCTGTTAACGGGAATAGGCATGAGAACTTGGGGGATTTCTGGTACATTAATCGTTTTCCGGCACGAGCTTCCCTCACGAAACGAAAGCATGGCGACGGCGCAACCCAATTCCTCTCCCCGCAGTGACACCACGTCTCCGCGCCCAGTTCCCTCTGGGCGAAGTCATCTTCGTTCACTGATGGGCTTTCAGATTCTTGGTACCGGCAGCTACGTGCCGGAGAAGGTCGTCCCCAATGAAGACCTCTCGTCGCTGGGATGCGATCCTGAGTGGATCATCCAGCGCACCGGCATTCGTGAGCGTCGTCACGCTCCGGAAAACATCGCCACCAGCGATATGGCCTACGAAAGCGCCATCGCGGCGATCAAGTCGGCCGGCATCGAGACCGACGAGATCGATTTGATCGTGGTCGGTACGTTCACGCCTGACTCGGCAACGCCCTCGACCGCCTGTCGACTCCAGGAACGCCTCGGCATTCGTGCCGCAGCGATGGACGTCAGTGCGGCCTGTGCCGGTTTCCTGTACGCCATGATCACGGCGGCCCAGTTCATTAAGACCGGCACCAGCCGCCGAGCCTTGGTCGTCGGTGCCGATCTGCTCTCGCGGATCTCGAACCCCGAAGACAAGAAGACCTATCCGTTGTTCGGCGACGGCGCCGGGGCAGTCGTTCTCGGACCGGCGGGCGACGACCAGGGCATGCTGTCTTACACGCTTGGTAGCGAAGGCGATGGCGGTCCGCTCTTGTGCGTCCCAGGCGGTGGTTCTCGCGAGCCCCTCACCGAACAAGGCCTATCCGAAGGCAAGCAGTACTTGTACATGGATGGCCGCAGCGTCTTTAAGTGGGCTGTGCGTGTGATCGAAGATTCGATCCGCGATGTCCTGTACGGCGCCAATCTCACGCCAGACGACATCTCGCTCGTCCTCTTGCACCAGGCCAACGTCCGCATCATTGACGCGGCCTGCGAGAACCTCGGCTTCCCGCGCGAGAAAATGGTGGTCAACCTCGACCTGTACGGCAACACGTCGGCCGGCAGTGTCCCGCTTGTGCTCGACGAAGCGATGCAAAAAGGTCTGATCAACCGCGGCGACAAAATCCTGATGTGCGGCTTCGGTGCCGGGCTATCGTGGGGTACGACTGTCTTCCAGTGGTAGGCTGGATGATCAAACGTGGATTACGCCAAGATATATCGGGCATCTCTGATGCCCTTTTTTTGTGCCATCACTAACCACTCATCCGACTTCTTATCCGCGCCCATCCGTGTAATCCGTGGTC includes:
- a CDS encoding WD40 repeat domain-containing protein, coding for MIRTLTIAFVVLLLPTRLAFAQMSASPWMLASDITIPADEDAQITMGPSGCPVIVVNREAWHIKSKKVVQTIPEGTEIGEYRCLSANGKYFAAFAGRRFDRGKPVNVWNLVTGEIVATVPGKSDTTYQVMKIMYNRYLLVAPYDGKTLTIWDLEENKKTRDVFVRAERIEEGQLTVSPDGKYLALCEGDKVSVMTLADGRYVGNMAAPLSDLESRSSWTLRARDVEDLEFSPDGQEMAAVYGTFSRQRLVVWNSKGQIIQDILLNVPYGRLNAYSLSWLPDQRGWIVDGNVIDRETKRITVQFKRPRNDNDEITVLDKYFLMGRFGEEAETITMIGLPWEEVARSLEAMNSVDNVIIGPGAKLSLYVYMRGQRSPSVDKARAAIGDAIVARLKADKMLYAADQDAYFRFNAEPASPEHQYGQLKLELLMKGSDEPIWSHTFSSSTATGFLQGLDKQEISDASATQVAAEIKRLQIPYFIPRTADFLPLPFVVQ
- a CDS encoding ankyrin repeat domain-containing protein; amino-acid sequence: MLNPMNVLPVVGLGFLLCIVMALGCYPHPPKSAAFPGANGWRANDFFHDEQVIELCDSIDSNNPSKIKRLAEAGADVNAIGKDGMTLLLWAFARNNLECFEMLLQKGTNPNLTFQSRFGTNVIKPGDEIIHLATKASQDGFLGAVLTHDGDPNLTNANGDTPLCLVISHAPSKKQRIRMLLDAGADINGRGRSGDTPLMRAAGWGGQYGIALFLLQNGADPMVRQQPSLLNFVDVFVESENINPKSWTTQQQSDFEQIENWLTDHGISVANVRSDHQRWNRWIKNHPEVESHKDTLGYQERAASFSDENK
- the epmA gene encoding EF-P lysine aminoacylase EpmA is translated as MPNHSWRPTASIDNLKRRHEITQTVRAFFLALGFWEVETPLLSRDTVVDTHLDPVPVPLSWNPAKPSEGERYYLQTSPEFAMKRLVAAGADAIFQITKAFRLAEAGLQHNVEFTLIEWYRVGDDLQAGMQLLSDLAEAALQRGPAETISYAQLFQTHLGIDPLATTTQQLKAIAETHNVSVPESFSDDDIDGLLELLLSELIQPKLGFDRPVILYHYPASQAALARLDEADPRVACRFELFVDGMELANGYDELLDAEILVERNRTSNAARESLGKPALPEESQLIEAMRDGLPACSGCALGLDRLVMAAIGAKSIDEVIPFPTRLA
- a CDS encoding NRDE family protein, whose protein sequence is MCLLAIQYRSVPEAPILVAANREEFYDRPTLAPSIQSGKPRALCGIDQQAGGTWLGVNQHGLVVGCTNRRKMKRPAVPRSRGLLCRELLRASSAQAAVEVAMEGLMSEQYDGVNFVMADADSGWVVHGGDDVNAQRLEEGLNLIGGHDLNDSRDERVQLAHRLMTLQTLDSAVKFLAVSSKVFARPPAAQGRPGMVIEGKEWGTVSSTLISLGKKPRDAIFQYTEGPPTKVGYEDYSPLLRDILSRGLREARASRAEA
- a CDS encoding DUF2750 domain-containing protein; this encodes MSSGRFAGAVDLSGPDRLQMFIHKVSDSQEMWGLYVDGWAEATDEDGKKALVVWPDEQHARLCATDKWRQHSPKMIKLSSFNERWVDKLVRMRLRVAVFPTPFDGPVFVDPVALRAELL
- a CDS encoding beta-ketoacyl-ACP synthase III, giving the protein MATAQPNSSPRSDTTSPRPVPSGRSHLRSLMGFQILGTGSYVPEKVVPNEDLSSLGCDPEWIIQRTGIRERRHAPENIATSDMAYESAIAAIKSAGIETDEIDLIVVGTFTPDSATPSTACRLQERLGIRAAAMDVSAACAGFLYAMITAAQFIKTGTSRRALVVGADLLSRISNPEDKKTYPLFGDGAGAVVLGPAGDDQGMLSYTLGSEGDGGPLLCVPGGGSREPLTEQGLSEGKQYLYMDGRSVFKWAVRVIEDSIRDVLYGANLTPDDISLVLLHQANVRIIDAACENLGFPREKMVVNLDLYGNTSAGSVPLVLDEAMQKGLINRGDKILMCGFGAGLSWGTTVFQW